The following are encoded together in the Notolabrus celidotus isolate fNotCel1 chromosome 9, fNotCel1.pri, whole genome shotgun sequence genome:
- the tmem127 gene encoding transmembrane protein 127 has translation MYAPPGSAAPGGRRRRGGTSVPKQPERSLVSALPGALSITALCTALAEPAWLRVHGGTCPRQELGVADVLGYIDPKLLGDYCLNPQTILLLRVIAAFCFLGILCSLTAFLLDVFGPKHPALKITRRYAFAHILTVLQCATVIGFCYWASELILSLQQQHKKYHGSFIYVTFAISFYLVAGAGGASILATAANLLRHYPTEEEEQALELLSEMEDSSETFPADYDIANQFQPPPAYTP, from the exons ATGTACGCCCCACCGGgttctgctgctcctggaggccGCAGAAGGAGAGGGGGGACCTCCGTACCCAAGCAGCCGGAGCGGAGCCTGGTGTCGGCTCTGCCCGGAGCTCTGTCCATCACCGCGCTGTGCACGGCGCTGGCAGAACCGGCCTGGCTCCGTGTACATGGGGGCACCTGTCCGAGGCAAGAACTAGGGGTTGCAGATGTCCTTGGGTACATCGATCCCAAGCTTCTGGGCG ATTACTGTCTAAACCCGCAGACCATCCTGCTCCTGAGGGTGATAGCTGCGTTCTGTTTCCTGGGCATCCTGTGCAGTCTGACTGCGTTCCTCTTGGACGTGTTTGGACCCAAGCACCCAGCACTGAAGATCACACGCAGATATGCATTTGCACATATTTTAACAG tgtTGCAGTGTGCCACAGTGATAGGCTTCTGCTACTGGGCCTCGGAGCTCATCCTGTCactacagcagcagcacaaaaagTACCATGGATCTTTTATTTACGTCACTTTTGCCATCAGCTTCTACCTGGTGGCAGGAGCCGGCGGAGCCTCCATCCTCGCCACAGCCGCGAACCTCCTGCGCCACTACCccacggaggaggaggagcaggcttTGGAGCTGCTCTCGGAAATGGAGGACAGCAGTGAAACTTTTCCTGCTGATTATGACATTGCTAATCAGTTTCAGCCACCGCCTGCCTACACGCCCTAA
- the ciao1 gene encoding probable cytosolic iron-sulfur protein assembly protein ciao1 — MKEALTLVQRLNGHPDSRCWFVSWSPTGTLLASCGGDKAIRIWGREGDSWVCKSMLQDGHQRTVRKVAWSPCGNYLASASFDATTCIWKKKNDDFESLTVLEGHENEVKCVAWAPSGNLLATCSRDKSVWVWEVDEEDEYECVTVINSHTQDVKHVVWHPNQELLASASYDNNICLYKEDDDDWECRATLQGHTSTVWGLSFDAAGQRLASCSDDRTVKIWKDYSNERGEAGDLSWKCVCTLSGFHGRTVYDVAWCRLTGALATACGDDGVRVFKEDETSDPDQPVFSLSAQATKAHTQDVNCVAWNPKEVGVLASCSDDGDIIIWRFQEEI; from the exons ATGAAGGAGGCTCTGACTCTGGTCCAGAGGTTGAACGGACACCCGGACTCTCGCTGCTGGTTCGTCAGCTGGAGCCCGACCGGGACCCTGCTTGCTTCATGCGGGGGCGACAAGGCCATCCGGATCTGGGGACGAGAAG GTGACTCTTGGGTCTGCAAGAGTATGCTTCAGGATGGACACCAACGCACCGTGAGGAAAGTGGCGTGGTCCCCCTGCGGGAATTATCTGGCCTCTGCTAGCTTTGATGCAACAACATGTAtctggaagaagaagaatgatgatTTTGAG AGCTTGACTGTGTTGGAGGGACATGAGAATGAGGTCAAATGTGTGGCGTGGGCACCTTCAGGAAATCTATTGGCAACATGTAGCAGAGACAAGAGCGTGTGGGTCTGGGAAG tGGATGAAGAAGACGAGTATGAGTGTGTCACAGTTATAAACTCTCACACACAAGATGTCAAGCACGTTGTGTGGCACCCGAACCAGGAG CTCCTGGCTTCAGCCAGCTACGACAACAACATTTGTCTGTAcaaggaggatgatgatgactgGGAGTGCAGAGCCACCCTGCAAGGACACACGTCGACGGTGTGGGGTTTGTCTTTTGATGCAGCTGGACAGAGACTGGCCTCCTGCAGCGACGACCGCACTGTGAAGATTTGGAAGGATTATTCCAATGAAAGAGGAGAGGCTG GAGACTTATCGTGGAAGTGTGTTTGCACTCTGTCTGGGTTCCATGGACGAACAGTGTATGATGTCGCCTG GTGTCGGCTCACTGGTGCCCTGGCTACAGCCTGCGGTGACGATGGAGTGCGTGTGTTTAAGGAGGATGAGACGTCCGATCCAGATCAGCCAGTGTTCTCGCTGTCTGCTCAGGCAACCAAAGCTCACACTCAGGATGTAAATTGTGTGGCCTGGAACCCAAAAGAGGTGGGAGTGCTGGCCTCCTGCAGCGATGATGGAGATATCATCATCTGGAGGTTCCAAGAAGAAATCTGA
- the snrnp200 gene encoding U5 small nuclear ribonucleoprotein 200 kDa helicase → MADVTARSLQYEYKANSNLVLQADRSLIDRTRRDEPTGEVLSLVGKLEGTKMGDKAQRTKPQKLEERRDKRRKRDEDRHDINKMKGFTLLSEGIDEMVGIVYKPKTKETRETYEVLLSFIHAALGDQPRDILCGAADEVLAVLKNDKMRDKERRREVEQLLGPADDTRYHVLVNLGKKITDYGGDKELQNMDDNIDETYGVNVQFESDEEEGDEDQFGEVRDEHSDEDSEGEEADVGCALSANLGATGDVMTVKKKDLHPRDIDAFWLQRQLSRFYDDAIVSQKKADEVLEILKTASDDRECENQLVLLLGFNTFDFIKILRQHRRMIQYCTMLASAQSEAEKERIIGKMESDQELSKILYQLQETEKEDIIREERSRRERVRKSRVDDMEAMDIEHGESMGPRQLLDLEDLTFTQGSHFMANKRCQLPDGSFRKQRKGYEEVHVPALKPKPFADDEVLVAIEKLPKYAQAGFEGFKTLNRIQSKLFKTTMDTDENLLVCAPTGAGKTNVALMAMLREIGKHINMDGTINVDDFKIIYIAPMRSLVQEMVGSFSKRLASYGITVSELTGDHQLCKEEINATQIIVCTPEKWDIITRKGGERTYTQLVRLIIIDEIHLLHDDRGPVLESLVARTIRNVELTQEDVRLLGLSATLPNYEDVATCLRVDPAKGLFYFDNSFRPVPLEQTYVGITEKKAIKRFQIMNEIVYEKIMEHAGKNQVLVFVHSRKETGKTARAIRDMCLEKDTLGLFLREGSASTEVLRTEAEQCKNLELKDLLPYGFAIHHAGMTRVDRTLVEDLFADRHIQVLVSTATLAWGVNLPAHTVIIKGTQVYSPEKGRWTELGALDILQMLGRAGRPQYDTKGEGILITSHGELQYYLSLLNQQLPIESQMVGKLPDMLNAEIVLGNVQTVKDAVNWLGYTYLYVRMLRNPTLYGVSHDDRSIDPLLERRRTDLIHTAANVLDKNSLVKYDKRTGSFQVTDLGRIASHFYITHDSIQTYNQLLKPTLSEIELFRVFSLSSEFRNITVREEEKLELQKLLERVPIPVKESIEEPSAKINVLLQAYISQLKLEGFALMADMVYVTQSAGRLMRAIFEIVLNRGWAQLTDKTMNLCKMIDKRMWQSMSPLRQFKKLPEEVIKKIEKKNFPFERLYDLNHNEIGELIRMPKMGKTIHKYVHQFPKLDLAVHLQPITRSTLKVELTITPDFQWDDKIHASSEAFWILVEDVDSEVILHHEYFLLKAKYAQDEHLVTFFVPVFEPLPPQYFIRVVSDRWLSCETQLPVSFRHLILPEKYPPPTELLDLQPLPVTALRNSAFEALYQNKFPFFNPIQTQVFNAVYNSDDNVFVGAPTGSGKTICAEFAILRMLLHNAEGRCVYITPMEALAEQVFVDWHQKFQDILNKKVVLLTGETSTDLKLLGKGDIIVSTPDKWDILSRRWKQRKNVQNVSLFIVDEAHLIGGDNGPVLEVICSRMRYISSQIERPIRIVALSSSLSNAKDVAHWLGCSTTATFNFHPNVRPVPLELHIQGFNVSHTQTRLLSMAKPVYHAIMKHSPSKPAVVFVPSRRQTRLTAIDILTFCAADVVPQRFLHCTEKDLTPFLDKINDSTLKETLANGVGYLHEGLSATERRIVEQLFNSGAVQVVVSSRSLCWGINISAHLVIVMDTQYYNGKIHAYVDYPIYDVLQMVGKANRPMLDDEGRCVIMCQGSKKDFFKKFLYEPLPVESHLDHCLHDHFNAEIVTKTVENKQDAVDYLTWTFLYRRMTQNPNYYNLQGMSHRHLSDHLSELVEHTLHDLEQSKCISIEDEMDVAPLNLGMIAAYYYINYTTIELFSMSLNAKTKIRGLIEIISNAAEYKNIPIRHHEDTLLRQLAQKVPHKLNNPKFNDPHVKTNLLLQAHLSRMQLSAELQSDTEEILSKAVRLIQACVDVLSSNGWLSPALAAMELAQMVTQAMWSKDSYLKQLPFFTSEHIKRCTDKGVESIFDIMEMEDEDRTGLLQLSDVQMADVARFCNRYPNIELSYEVAEKENVKSGSPVLVQVQLEREEEVTGPVIAPLFPQKREEGWWVVIGDPKSNSLISIKRLTLQQKAKVKLDFVAPAMGVHNYTLYFMSDAYMGCDQEYKFSIDVKEADSEGDSDSD, encoded by the exons ATGGCGGACGTGACTGCTCGTAGTCTGCAGTACGAGTACAAAGCG AACTCTAACTTGGTGTTACAAGCTGATCGCTCTCTGATCGACCGCACCCGGAGAGATGAGCCCACCGGAGAGGTTTTGTCCCTTGTGGGGAAGCTGGAGGGGACCAAGATGGGAGATAAAGCTCAGAGGACCAAACCTCAGAAACTGGAGGAGAGACGAGACAA GAGGCGAAAAAGAGATGAAGACAGACATGACATCAACAAAATGAAAGGCTTTACTCTCCTGTCCGAGGGCATTGATGAGATGGTGGGCATCGTGTACAAGCCTAAAACCAAAGAAACCAGAGAGACCTACGAGGTGTTGCTCAGTTTCATCCATGCTGCTTTGGGAGATCAG CCACGTGACATTCTGTGTGGAGCAGCTGATGAAGTCTTAGCAGTGCTGAAGAATGATAAAATGAGGGATAAGGAAAGGCGGCGTGAAGTAGAGCAGCTCCTGGGACCCGCTGATGACACTCGTTACCATGTGTTGGTGAATCTGGGCAAAAAAATAACAGACTATGGTGGAGACAAGGAATTACAGAACATGG ATGATAACATCGATGAAACGTACGGTGTGAACGTGCAGTTTGAATCCGATGAGGAG GAGGGAGATGAAGACCAGTTTGGTGAGGTACGAGATGAACACTCAGATGAAGACAGTGAGGGAGAAGAGGCAGATGTTGGCTGCGCTCTTTCAGCAAAT CTTGGGGCAACGGGGGATGTGATGACGGTGAAGAAAAAAGATCTACATCCTCGAGACATCGATGCTTTCTGGCTCCAGCGTCAGCTAAGTCGCTTCTATGACGACGCCATCGTCTCTCAAAAGAAAGCCGACGAAGTCTTGGAAATCCTTAAG ACGGCCAGCGATGACAGAGAATGTGAGAACCAGCTGGTGTTACTGCTCGGCTTCAACACCTTTGACTTCATCAAAATCCTCCGTCAGCACCGTCGAATGA TTCAGTATTGTACCATGCTGGCGAGTGCTCAGAGTGAGGCTGAAAAGGAGCGGATCATCGGGAAGATGGAGTCCGATCAGGAACTGTCAAAGATTCTTTACCAGCTGCAGGAGACGGAGAAGGAGGACATTATCCGG GAGGAGCGATCTCGCAGGGAGAGGGTGAGGAAGTCCCGTGTTGATGACATGGAAGCGATGGACATTGAACACGGAGAG tCAATGGGCCCAAGACAGCTGCTGGACCTCGAGGACCTTACCTTCACACAGGGGAGTCATTTCATGGCCAACAAGCGTTGCCAGCTGCCAGACGGCTCATTTCGCAAACAGCGCAAAGGTTATGAGGAGGTTCATGTGCCTGCATTGAAACCAAAGCCCTTTGCTGATGATGAG GTGCTTGTTGCCATAGAGAAGTTGCCAAAGTACgcacaggctggatttgaaggGTTCAAGACACTGAACCGCATTCAGAGCAAGCTGTTCAAGACCACCATGGACACAGATGAGAACCTGCTTGTGTGCGCGCCTACA GGAGCTGGTAAGACCAATGTTGCGTTGATGGCGATGCTGAGAGAAATTGGAAAGCACATTAACATGGATGGAACCATCAACGTGGACGACTTCAAGATCATCTACATCGCTCCCATGCGCTCACTGGTGCAGGAGATGGTTGGAAGTTTTAGTAAG CGCTTGGCAAGTTACGGCATCACAGTGTCTGAGCTCACAGGAGACCACCAGCTCTGCAAAGAGGAGATAAACGCCACACAAATCATTGTGTGCACGCCTGAGAAATGGGACATCATCACACGTAAAGGTGGAGAGCGTACCTACACCCAGCTTGTGCGACTCATCATCATT GATGAAATCCATCTGCTGCACGATGACCGTGGACCTGTGTTGGAGTCTCTGGTCGCGAGGACCATCCGCAACGTGGAGCTGACCCAGGAAGATGTGCGTCTGCTCGGCCTCAGTGCCACTCTGCCCAATTATGAGGATGTGGCAACATGTCTGCGTGTAGATCCTGCAAAGGGGCTCTTCTACTTTGACAACAG TTTCCGCCCTGTCCCCCTGGAGCAGACTTATGTTGGCATCACAGAGAAGAAGGCCATCAAGCGTTTCCAGATCATGAATGAGATTGTTTATGAAAAGATTATGGAGCATGCTGGAAAGAACCAG GTGCTGGTATTCGTTCACTCCAGGAAGGAGACTGGAAAGACAGCTAGGGCCATAAGAGACATGTGTTTGGAGAAGGACACTCTGGGTCTTTTCCTCAGAGAGGGTTCAGCTTCCACTGAAGTGTTGAGAACGGAGGCGGAGCAGTGCAAG AACCTGGAGCTGAAGGATCTTCTACCTTATGGTTTCGCAATCCACCATGCTGGTATGACCAGAGTGGACCGTACGCTGGTAGAGGATCTGTTTGCAGATCGACATATCCAGGTTCTGGTGTCCACAGCTACTCTGGCCTGGGGTGTGAACTTGCCTGCACATACTGTCATCATCAAAGGCACTCAGGTGTACAGCCCAGAGAAGGGGAGATGGACTGAACTCGGGGCTCTGGACATTTTACAG ATGCTTGGTCGAGCCGGGCGTCCTCAGTATGACACCAAGGGAGAAGGAATCCTGATCACATCCCATGGAGAGCTGCAGTACTATCTGTCGCTGCTCAACCAGCAGCTGCCCATAGAGAGTCAGATGGTGGGAAAGCTGCCCGACATGCTCAATGCAGAGATAGTTCTAGGCAACGTGCAGACAGTAAAG GATGCTGTGAACTGGCTTGGCTACACATACTTGTACGTGCGCATGCTTCGTAACCCCACTCTGTACGGTGTCTCCCACGACGACCGGAGTATAGACCCCCTGCTGGAGAGACGCAGGACGGACCTGATACACACAGCAGCCAATGTCCTCGACAAGAACAGCCTCGTCAAGTATGACAAGAGGACCGGCAGCTTCCAG GTTACAGACCTGGGACGCATCGCCAGTCATTTCTACATCACCCATGACTCCATTCAAACTTATAACCAGCTGCTGAAGCCCACTCTCAGTGAGATCGAGCTCTTCAgagtcttctctctctcctccgagTTCAGAAACATCACAGTGAGAGAG gaaGAGAAGCTtgagctgcagaagctgctGGAAAGAGTTCCTATTCCTGTGAAGGAAAGCATTGAGGAGCCCAGCGCCAAG atcaacgtgctgctTCAGGCGTACATCTCTCAACTCAAACTGGAAGGCTTTGCTCTCATGGCCGATATGGTCTACGTGACACAG aGTGCTGGAAGGTTGATGCGAGCCATTTTTGAGATCGTGCTCAACAGAGGCTGGGCCCAGCTGACAGACAAGACCATGAATCTTTGCAAAATGATCGACAAGAGAAT GTGGCAGTCCATGTCTCCACTGCGACAGTTCAAGAAGCTGCCTGAAGAAGTCATCAAGAAGATCGAGAAGAAGAACTTCCCCTTCGAGCGTCTCTATGACCTCAACCACAATGAGATTG GTGAGCTGATCAGAATGCCTAAAATGGGGAAGACTATCCACAAATACGTCCACCAGTTCCCCAAACTGGACCTGGCTGTTCATCTGCAGCCCATCACCCGCTCCACACTGAAGGTGGAGCTTACCATCACACCTGACTTCCAGTGGGATGACAAG ATTCATGCGTCATCTGAAGCTTTCTGGATCCTGGTCGAGGATGTGGACAGTGAGGTCATCCTGCACCACGAGTACTTCCTGCTCAAAGCAAAGTACGCCCAAGATGAACACCTGGTGACTTTCTTTGTCCCAGTGTTCGAGCCTCTGCCGCCGCAGTACTTCATCCGTGTGGTCTCAGACCGATGGCTCT CCTGCGAGACTCAGCTCCCAGTGTCCTTCCGGCACCTCATCCTACCAGAGAAGTACCCCCCACCTACAGAGTTGCTGGATCTGCAGCCACTGCCTGTCACTGCTCTCAGGAACTCTGCCTTTGAGGCTCTCTACCAGAACAAGTTCCCCTTTTTCAATCCCATCCAGACACAAG TGTTCAACGCAGTGTACAACAGCGATGACAATGTGTTTGTGGGAGCCCCCACTGGCAGTGGTAAGACCATCTGTGCTGAGTTTGCCATTCTGAGGATGCTCCTGCACAACGCAGAGGGTCGCTGTGTCTACATCACCCCAATGGAAGCTCTAGCTGAACAG GTGTTTGTCGACTGGCATCAGAAGTTCCAGGACATCCTGAACAAGAAGGTAGTGCTGCTGACTGGAGAAACAAGCACAGATCTGAAGCTCTTGGGAAAAGGTGACATCATTGTCAGCACCCCAGACAAATGGGACATCCTGTCTCGTCGctggaaacagaggaagaatgTGCAGAACGTCAGCCTTTTCATCGTGGACGAGGCACACCTTATCGGAGGGGACAACGGG CCTGTGTTGGAGGTCATCTGCTCCAGGATGAGGTACATTTCCTCCCAGATTGAGCGTCCCATCCGCATTGTGGCCCTCAGCTCATCCCTGTCCAACGCCAAAGACGTGGCTCACTGGCTGGGCTGCAGCACCACGGCCACGTTCAACTTCCACCCCAACGTCAGACCTGTTCCTCTGGAGCTCCACATCCAG GGCTTCAATGTGAGTCACACTCAAACTCGCCTCCTGTCCATGGCTAAGCCAGTGTATCACGCCATCATGAAGCACTCTCCCTCCAAGCCGGCTGTGGTGTTCGTCCCATCCCGCAGACAGACTCGCCTCACAGCCATCGACATCCTCACGTTCTGTGCTGCCGACGTGGTCCCTCAGAG gTTCCTGCATTGCACAGAGAAAGACCTCACTCCATTCCTGGACAAAATCAATGACTCGACTCTGAAAGAAACTCTGGCCAATGGCGTGGGCTACCTGCATGAAGGTCTTTCAGCAACCGAGCGAAGAATCGTGGAGCAGCTATTCAACTCAG GTGCTGTTCAGGTGGTGGTGTCCTCTCGTTCACTCTGCTGGGGCATCAACATCTCTGCACACCTCGTCATCGTCATGGACACACAGTACTACAACGGAAAAATCCATGC ATATGTGGATTATCCCATATACGACGTCCTCCAAATGGTGGGCAAAGCCAACAGACCTATGCTGGATGATGAGGGACGCTGCGTCATCATGTGTCAGGGCTCCAAGAAG GACTTCTTCAAGAAGTTCCTATACGAGCCTCTGCCGGTGGAGTCCCACTTGGATCACTGCCTCCATGACCACTTCAATGCTGAAATTGTCACCAAGACTGTAGAGAACAAGCAAGATGCTGTGGACTACTTGACATGGACGTTCCTCTACCGCCGCATGACCCAGAACCCAAACTACTACAACCTGCAGG GCATGTCCCATCGTCACCTGTCAGACCACCTATCTGAGCTGGTGGAACACACGCTACACGACCTGGAGCAGTCCAAGTGCATCAGCATAGAGGACGAGATGGATGTAGCACCGCTTAACTTGGGCATGATCGCTGCCTACTATTACATCAACTACACCACCATCG AGTTGTTCAGCATGTCCCTGAATGCAAAGACAAAGATCCGTGGGCTGATTGAGATCATCTCCAATGCTGCTGAGTACAAGAACATTCCCATCAGACATCATGAGGACACACTACTCAGACAG cTGGCACAGAAGGTTCCCCACAAACTGAACAACCCCAAGTTCAACGATCCACACGTAAAGACAAACCTGCTGCTGCAGGCTCATCTCTCCAGAATGCAGCTGAGTGCTGAGCTACAGTCAGACACTGAGGAGATCCTGAGCAAG gCGGTGCGTCTCATCCAGGCCTGTGTTGATGTGCTGTCCAGTAACGGCTGGTTGAGTCCTGCACTTGCAGCCATGGAGTTGGCTCAGATGGTCACTCAAGCCATGTGGTCCAAGGACTCTTACCTCAAACAGCTGCCCTTCTTCACCTCCGAGCACATCAAGCGCTGCACAGACAAG GGTGTGGAGAGTATCTTTGATATCATGGAGATGGAGGATGAAGACAGAACCGGGTTGCTGCAGCTCTCAGATGTTCAGATGGCCGATGTGGCTCGCTTCTGTAACCGCTATCCCAACATCGAGCTGTCATATGAAGtggcagaaaaagaaaatgtcaagag TGGCAGTCCAGTTCTGGTCCAGGttcagctggagagagaggaggaagtgacTGGGCCTGTCATCGCACCTCTCTTCCCTCAG AAACGTGAGGAAGGTTGGTGGGTGGTGATCGGAGACCCCAAATCAAACAGTCTCATCTCCATCAAGAGGCTGACTCTGCAGCAGAAGGCAAAG GTCAAGCTGGACTTTGTTGCACCAGCGATGGGCGTACACAACTACACCCTGTACTTCATGAGCGATGCTTACATGGGCTGTGATCAGGAGTACAAGTTCAGCATCGATGTAAAGGAGGCTGACAGCGAAGGAGACAGTGACTCAGATTAA
- the zfand5a gene encoding AN1-type zinc finger protein 5a has product MAQETNQSPVPMLCATGCGFYGNPRTNGMCSVCYKEHLTRQQSSDRMSPLSPMGSVGSPTSEASAIQRLEASLAKVDASPASSPDMSRTVQGSLPVTQQMTEMSISREDKPEPLEPVVSQPAASSPTPVASSSSEENKGDTPKPKKARCFMCRKRVGLTGFDCRCGNLFCGIHRYSDKHNCPYDYKAEAAAKIRKENPVVVADKIQRI; this is encoded by the exons ATGGCCCAAGAGACGAACCAGAGCCCGGTGCCCATGCTTTGTGCCACAGGCTGTGGTTTCTATGGCAACCCTAGAACCAATGGTATGTGCTCTGTTTGCTACAAGGAACACCTGACGCGGCAGCAGAGCAGCGACCGCATGAGCCCCCTCAGCCCGATGG GCTCCGTCGGTAGTCCTACCTCAGAGGCCTCAGCCATCCAGAGACTAGAAGCCAGTCTAGCAAAGGTTGATGCCTCCCCTGCCTCTTCACCAGACATGTCTAG AACTGTTCAAGGATCTCTTCCTGTGACTCAACAAATGACAGAGATGAGCATTTCGAGAGAGGACAAGCCAGAACCCTTAGAGCCTG TTGTTAGCCAGCCTGCTGCTTCTAGTCCGACTCCTGTAGCCTCTTCGAGCAGTGAAGAAAACAAGGGTGACACCCCCAAACCCAAGAAGGCTAGATGCTTTATGTGTCGCAAAAGGGTGGGCCTTACAG GGTTTGACTGTCGCTGTGGCAACCTGTTCTGTGGCATCCACCGGTACTCGGACAAGCACAACTGCCCCTATGATTACAAGGCCGAGGCTGCTGCCAAGATCCGCAAAGAGAACCCTGTGGTGGTGGCTGACAAGATCCAGAGAATATag